The Rhodobacter sp. genome segment AGGTCCTTGCCGGTGACCCCGGTCAGGATCTGGCACAGAACCTTGATACCATTGACAGTCTTGGCCTCGACAACGCCACCGCCACCGCCGCCGCCGCCCATGGCCAGATCGCGCTTGAGTTGCGCCACCTCGTTGGCCAATTGACGACGTTCTTCGGCCAGGGATTTCACGCGGTCCACCACGTCAGACATCGGTGTCTTCAAGAGCTGGGCAACCTCGCTCAACCGGCTCTCCTGGGCCCGCAGATGGCTGAGCGCCGCATCGCCGGTCAGGGCCTCGATCCGGCGAACGCCGGCTGACGAAGCCGAATCACCCAACATCACGAACGCCCCGATGTCACCCGTGCGCGTCACATGCGTGCCGCCACACAGCTCCAGCGAATAGGTGTTGCCCTGCGCACCCTTGCCCGAGTCCAGCAGCCGGCCCATCGAGACCACGCGCACCTCGTCGCCGTATTTCTCGCCGAACAGCGCCTGCGCACCGAGCGCGCGCGCATCGTCGGGGGTCATGATGCGGGTTTCGACCGCGCCGTTCTGGCGGATGAACGCGTTCACCTCGATTTCGACGCCGGCCAGTTCCGCCGGCGACAAGGCCTTGGCGTGGCTGAAGTCGAAGCGCAGTCGATCGGGCGCGTTGAGCGACCCGCGCTGCGCGACGTGGTCGCCCAGGGCACGGCGCAGGGCCTCGTGCAGAAGATGGGTCGCCGAGTGGTTCGCGCGGATCGCGCGGCGACGGATGTGATCGACCTCGAGCTTGACCGGCGCGCCGCGCTTCAGCGTGCCTTGCAGCACCTGAGCCGCGTGGACGAAGACGCCGTTCACCTTGCGCGTGTCGGTGATCTGCGCTTCGCCGCCGTCCCAGCGCAGGAACCCGGTGTCCCCGACCTGGCCGCCGGATTCGGCGTAGAAGGGGGTCTGGTTCACCACGACCGAGACCAGGCCCGAGGCCGCGTCCACCAGCGTGTCGCCCTCGACCAGCGCCAGCACCTGCCCCTCGGCGGTTTCGGTGTCATAGCCCAGAAACTCGGTCCCGCCGTGCTTTTCGGCGACGTCGAACCAGATCGCCTGGTTCGCGGCCTCGCCCGAGCCGGCCCAACTGGCGCGGGCCTTGGCCTTTTGTTCGGCCATCGCTGCCTCGAACCCGGCGGTATCGACCGCGCGGCCCTTTTCGCGCAGCGCGTCCTGTGTCAGGTCCAGCGGAAAGCCAAAGGTGTCATACAGGCGGAACGCCGCCTCGCCGGGCAGGTCGGCGCCGTCGGCCAGCTTGTCCAGTTCGCCGTCCAGCAGCTTCAGCCCGCGGTCCAGCGTCTGGCGGAAGCGCGTTTCCTCGATCCGCAGCGTTTCGGTGATGAGCGCCTCGGCCTGTTTCAGTTCGGTGTAATGGCCGCCCATGGCGCGCACCAGCGCGGGCACCAGTTTGAACATCACCGGGTCCTGCGCGCCCAGCATGTGCGCGTGGCGCATGGCGCGGCGCATGATCCGGCGCAGCACATAGCCGCGCCCTTCGTTCGAGGGCATCACCCCGTCCGCGATCAGGAACGAGGTCGAGCGCAGGTGATCGGCAATCACCCGGTGGTGGGTCTTGCCGGGGCCGTCCGGTGCGCCATCGGTCAGGTTGGCCGAGGCCTCGATCAACCCGCGCATCAGGTCGGTGTCGTAGTTGTCGTGCTTGCCTTGCAGCAGGGCGCCGATCCGCTCCAGCCCCATGCCGGTGTCGATCGACTGGCGCGGCAGGTCGATCATCGCGCCCGAGTCGAGCTGCTCATTTTGCATGAACACGAGGTTCCAGATCTCGATGAACCGGTCGCCGTCCTCGTCGGCCGATCCGGGCGGGCCGCCCCAGATATGGTCGCCGTGGTCGAAGAAGATCTCGGTGCAGGGGCCGCAGGGGCCGGTCGGGCCCATGCGCCAGAAGTTGTCATCGGTGGGAATGCGGATGATGCGGCTGTCGGGCAGACCGGCGACCTTCTTCCAGATATTCGCCGCCTCGTCGTCGGTGTGATAGACCGTGACCAGGAGGCGGTCCTTGGGGATGTCGAAATCCTTGGTCAGCAATTCCCAGGCAAAGGGGATCGCATCCGATTTGAAATAGTCGCCGAAGCTGAAATTCCCCAGCATTTCAAAGAAGGTGTGATGCCGCGCGGTGTAGCCGACATTGTCCAGGTCGTTGTGCTTGCCGCCTGCGCGCACGCATTTCTGCGCTGTGGTGGCGCGGTTGTAGTCGCGGTGCTCCAGCCCGGTGAAGACATTCTTGAACTGGACCATGCCCGAGTTCGTGAACATCAGCGTCGGATCGTTGCGGGGAACCAGCGGCGAGCTGTCCACGACCGCATGGCCCTGGCGGCGGAAATAGTCGAGAAAGGTCGAGCGGATGTCGTTGAGGCTTGCCATCGGCGGAAGGGGCCCTTGCCTGAGGTGGGTCGCGAAACGCGCGGAGTCGGGGGTATTTACTGGATTTTCGCGCCGTGGTCCAAGGGGGAATTCAGCGGCCCCCGGGCTGCCCGGTTGCCAGGCGTGACGGGTTCGAGGGATTTCTTCGCGAATGCCCCCTCTTTGTGCCGGAAATATCCCGGGGGGTGAATTGCCGCAGGCAAGAGGGGGGCTGGCCCCCCTGCGCCGCCGGCCAAAGGAAAAGGCCCCGCCACGGGGCGGGGCCTTTCCGGAATTTCGGACCGGTCAGCTTTTGGCCAGGTCGCGCAGCACATAGTGCAGCACGCCGCCATGCTTGAC includes the following:
- the alaS gene encoding alanine--tRNA ligase, whose product is MASLNDIRSTFLDYFRRQGHAVVDSSPLVPRNDPTLMFTNSGMVQFKNVFTGLEHRDYNRATTAQKCVRAGGKHNDLDNVGYTARHHTFFEMLGNFSFGDYFKSDAIPFAWELLTKDFDIPKDRLLVTVYHTDDEAANIWKKVAGLPDSRIIRIPTDDNFWRMGPTGPCGPCTEIFFDHGDHIWGGPPGSADEDGDRFIEIWNLVFMQNEQLDSGAMIDLPRQSIDTGMGLERIGALLQGKHDNYDTDLMRGLIEASANLTDGAPDGPGKTHHRVIADHLRSTSFLIADGVMPSNEGRGYVLRRIMRRAMRHAHMLGAQDPVMFKLVPALVRAMGGHYTELKQAEALITETLRIEETRFRQTLDRGLKLLDGELDKLADGADLPGEAAFRLYDTFGFPLDLTQDALREKGRAVDTAGFEAAMAEQKAKARASWAGSGEAANQAIWFDVAEKHGGTEFLGYDTETAEGQVLALVEGDTLVDAASGLVSVVVNQTPFYAESGGQVGDTGFLRWDGGEAQITDTRKVNGVFVHAAQVLQGTLKRGAPVKLEVDHIRRRAIRANHSATHLLHEALRRALGDHVAQRGSLNAPDRLRFDFSHAKALSPAELAGVEIEVNAFIRQNGAVETRIMTPDDARALGAQALFGEKYGDEVRVVSMGRLLDSGKGAQGNTYSLELCGGTHVTRTGDIGAFVMLGDSASSAGVRRIEALTGDAALSHLRAQESRLSEVAQLLKTPMSDVVDRVKSLAEERRQLANEVAQLKRDLAMGGGGGGGGVVEAKTVNGIKVLCQILTGVTGKDLPAMVDALKGRIGSGVVVLIADTGAKPAVAAGVTADLTARISAVDVLRAAVVELGGKGGGGRADLAQGGGTDMAGAEQAIAAAEALVGRV